From the genome of bacterium, one region includes:
- the gcvPB gene encoding aminomethyl-transferring glycine dehydrogenase subunit GcvPB, whose protein sequence is MRLIFEKSQPGREGFKVQKKDVPATAKLPDNLKRKSEINLPEVSELDVVRHFSRLANMNFCVDTNFYPLGSCTMKYNPKFTEKAVKFKGFEEAHPLLPQLMGGGILAQGCLELLYRMEKLLNEITGMDAFTMQPLAGAHGELTGVMITAAYHKSKNNHKKYILVPDSSHGTNPASAAIAGYDVIVIPSDKNGVMDISEYKKQLNDEVAGVMLTCPNTLGIFNTNIKEICDLAHEVDALMYYDGANLNAIMGKLKPGDAGFDIVHLNLHKTFATPHGGGGPGAGPVGVKEHLAKFLPISKVVKRADGTFCLDYNYPESIGYIAPFYGNFGVIVKAYAYILMLGKAGLIDASEKAVLNANYVMTKLKDHFLLPYDRICMHECVFSASKQKEKGVSALDIAKFLINKNIHPPTTYFPLIVKEAIMIEPTETENRETLDNFIQVMKEAAELVEKSPEIFKDMPNNAPVQKPDEVKAAKDLNLRWTP, encoded by the coding sequence ATGCGATTAATATTTGAAAAAAGTCAACCTGGTAGAGAAGGATTTAAGGTACAAAAAAAAGATGTTCCTGCAACTGCGAAACTACCTGATAACCTAAAACGGAAGAGTGAGATAAATCTGCCCGAAGTATCAGAACTTGATGTAGTAAGACATTTTTCAAGGTTGGCTAATATGAATTTTTGTGTAGATACAAATTTTTATCCTCTCGGCTCCTGCACAATGAAGTATAACCCTAAATTTACAGAAAAAGCCGTAAAATTTAAAGGGTTTGAAGAAGCACACCCACTACTTCCACAATTGATGGGTGGAGGAATCCTTGCTCAAGGGTGCCTTGAACTACTTTACCGAATGGAGAAACTTTTAAACGAAATAACAGGTATGGACGCTTTCACTATGCAACCTCTTGCTGGAGCGCATGGAGAATTAACAGGCGTAATGATTACAGCTGCTTACCATAAGAGTAAAAACAATCATAAAAAATATATACTTGTGCCAGATTCTTCACACGGAACAAACCCTGCAAGTGCAGCTATTGCCGGTTACGATGTTATTGTTATACCGTCTGATAAAAATGGTGTAATGGATATAAGCGAATATAAAAAACAATTAAACGATGAAGTCGCAGGGGTTATGCTCACCTGCCCTAATACACTTGGAATTTTTAATACTAATATAAAAGAGATTTGTGACCTTGCGCACGAAGTCGATGCTCTAATGTATTATGATGGTGCAAACTTAAACGCTATTATGGGGAAACTAAAACCAGGAGATGCTGGTTTTGATATAGTCCATTTAAACCTTCATAAAACATTTGCAACACCACACGGTGGAGGCGGACCGGGAGCAGGACCAGTAGGAGTAAAAGAACACCTTGCAAAGTTTTTGCCTATATCAAAAGTAGTTAAACGAGCAGATGGGACCTTTTGTCTTGACTACAACTATCCTGAGTCTATAGGTTATATAGCGCCTTTCTACGGAAATTTTGGAGTAATAGTAAAAGCGTACGCATATATACTTATGCTGGGGAAAGCAGGGCTTATAGATGCTTCAGAGAAAGCAGTTTTGAACGCCAATTATGTTATGACTAAACTTAAAGACCATTTTCTACTACCTTATGACAGAATATGTATGCACGAATGTGTTTTTTCTGCCTCAAAACAGAAAGAAAAAGGTGTTAGCGCTCTGGATATAGCAAAATTTCTTATAAATAAAAATATTCATCCACCAACCACATACTTTCCTTTAATAGTTAAAGAGGCTATTATGATAGAACCTACCGAAACAGAAAATAGAGAGACCCTCGATAACTTTATTCAAGTAATGAAGGAAGCAGCAGAACTGGTAGAAAAGAGTCCTGAAATCTTTAAAGATATGCCCAACAACGCCCCTGTCCAAAAACCAGATGAAGTAAAGGCTGCCAAAGACCTTAATTTAAGATGGACCCCCTAA
- the gcvPA gene encoding aminomethyl-transferring glycine dehydrogenase subunit GcvPA: protein MSFTPHTNEELKKMLSEIGVNSIEELFSDIPENLKPTSFDIPEGKSEFEVLRHLQKLADRNSVSLVNFIGAGFYSHYIPAAVDSLSSLPEFYTAYTPYQPEASQGWLQAIYEYQSSICNLTDMDVANASLYDGGTALYEACMTAVRTNGRKKILVDAGVNIIYWTMLKCYTSNLSLDMVKIPVKNLRVDRENIFKHLDNETSAIVLQNPNFFGCIDDFSDIVEEAHKKGILVILSVYPISLGVLKTPGEMGADITVGEGQSLGIPLSFGGPYLGFMATKKELVRKIPGRIIGKTVDKKGRDSFVMTLQAREQHIRREKATSNICSNEALCALRAVIYLSLIGKKGIKELSLINLDKAAFTRDLLEKIPGVIKVGEPPFFNEFTVLLSQNADEVVHKMIDKGYIPGLPLGRFYKGMDNHLLVAVTEQRTKEEIVKFAESLEAVLCD from the coding sequence ATGAGTTTTACGCCCCACACAAACGAAGAATTAAAAAAAATGTTATCAGAGATTGGAGTTAATTCCATTGAAGAACTTTTCTCTGATATACCAGAAAATTTGAAACCTACTTCTTTTGATATCCCAGAAGGAAAATCTGAATTTGAAGTGTTAAGACATTTACAAAAACTCGCAGATAGAAACTCTGTATCGCTTGTAAATTTTATAGGCGCTGGGTTTTATAGCCACTACATACCAGCAGCTGTTGATTCACTGAGTTCTCTGCCTGAGTTTTATACTGCTTACACACCTTACCAACCAGAGGCTTCCCAAGGCTGGTTACAGGCAATATATGAGTATCAGAGTTCTATATGTAATTTAACAGATATGGACGTTGCCAACGCTTCTTTGTACGATGGCGGAACAGCTCTTTATGAAGCTTGTATGACTGCTGTTAGAACCAACGGTAGAAAGAAAATTCTTGTTGATGCTGGCGTAAACATAATATATTGGACTATGTTAAAATGTTATACGTCCAACCTATCTCTTGATATGGTAAAAATACCTGTAAAGAACCTGCGGGTCGATAGAGAGAATATTTTCAAACACCTCGATAATGAAACCTCAGCCATAGTGCTACAAAACCCTAACTTTTTTGGTTGTATTGACGATTTTTCTGATATAGTTGAAGAGGCACATAAAAAAGGTATTCTTGTTATTTTGTCTGTATACCCTATCTCGTTAGGTGTTTTGAAAACGCCAGGCGAAATGGGTGCTGACATAACTGTTGGCGAAGGACAAAGTTTGGGTATACCTCTCTCTTTTGGTGGTCCTTACTTAGGTTTTATGGCAACAAAAAAAGAATTGGTAAGAAAAATTCCGGGAAGAATTATAGGTAAAACTGTTGATAAAAAAGGTAGAGATAGTTTTGTTATGACCCTCCAAGCAAGAGAACAACATATAAGGAGAGAAAAAGCTACTTCTAATATATGCTCAAACGAAGCTCTCTGTGCTCTTAGAGCTGTTATATATCTATCTCTCATTGGTAAAAAAGGTATTAAAGAGTTATCACTAATAAATCTTGATAAAGCAGCTTTTACAAGGGACCTGCTTGAAAAAATACCAGGAGTTATAAAAGTAGGTGAACCGCCTTTCTTTAATGAATTTACGGTGCTGTTATCTCAAAATGCAGACGAGGTTGTGCACAAAATGATTGATAAAGGGTATATACCTGGACTTCCTCTCGGCAGATTTTATAAAGGTATGGATAACCATCTACTTGTTGCTGTAACAGAGCAAAGAACAAAAGAAGAGATTGTAAAATTTGCAGAAAGTTTGGAGGCAGTATTATGCGATTAA
- the gcvH gene encoding glycine cleavage system protein GcvH, giving the protein MEVKKDLLYTKEHEWVKIEGNTATVGITNYAQDTLGDITFVEFISPGEEVAQFAKIGTVESVKAASDIYSPISGKATSINAQVVDAPEIINNSPYEEGWLVRIEVKDAESEIKNLMNPQEYEEYIKSL; this is encoded by the coding sequence ATGGAAGTAAAAAAGGACCTGCTTTATACAAAAGAGCACGAATGGGTAAAAATTGAAGGTAATACTGCAACCGTTGGTATAACAAATTACGCTCAAGATACTCTTGGAGATATAACCTTTGTAGAATTTATTTCACCAGGAGAAGAGGTTGCACAGTTTGCAAAAATAGGTACCGTTGAATCGGTCAAGGCAGCTTCTGATATCTATTCTCCTATTTCAGGTAAAGCAACTTCTATTAATGCTCAGGTGGTAGATGCTCCTGAAATTATAAACAATTCTCCTTACGAGGAGGGATGGCTTGTAAGAATAGAAGTTAAAGACGCTGAATCTGAAATCAAAAATCTTATGAACCCACAAGAGTACGAAGAGTATATTAAGAGCCTTTAA